A window of Corallococcus macrosporus DSM 14697 contains these coding sequences:
- a CDS encoding YigZ family protein, producing the protein MDEKRYPIPAGLHRVEQDIQKSRFITTAAHTPTVEEAKGFIARVREEFADATHNCWAFVVGPPGSTAQVGMSDDGEPHGTAGRPMLTALLHGGVGDVAMVVTRYFGGTLLGKGGLVRAYTAGVQQALESLPTTERVRKTRLAVEVEYTHVDGLRRLLPSYEVQVLAEEYSATVGYRLELPVTQVEPLRTALNDLTLGQVLVEPLDSGD; encoded by the coding sequence ATGGACGAGAAGCGCTACCCCATCCCGGCCGGGCTCCACCGGGTGGAGCAGGACATTCAAAAGAGCCGCTTCATCACCACGGCCGCCCACACGCCCACCGTGGAGGAGGCGAAGGGCTTCATCGCCCGCGTCCGCGAGGAGTTCGCCGACGCCACCCACAACTGCTGGGCCTTCGTCGTCGGGCCGCCGGGCTCCACCGCCCAGGTGGGCATGAGCGACGACGGCGAGCCCCACGGCACGGCCGGCCGGCCCATGCTCACCGCGCTGCTCCACGGGGGCGTTGGCGACGTGGCCATGGTGGTGACGCGCTACTTCGGTGGGACGCTGCTCGGGAAGGGCGGGCTGGTGCGCGCCTACACCGCCGGCGTCCAGCAGGCCCTCGAAAGCCTCCCCACCACCGAGCGTGTGCGCAAGACGCGACTGGCCGTCGAGGTGGAGTACACCCACGTGGACGGCCTGCGCCGCCTGCTGCCCTCCTACGAGGTGCAGGTGCTGGCGGAGGAGTACTCGGCCACCGTGGGGTATCGGCTGGAGCTGCCCGTCACCCAGGTGGAGCCGCTGCGGACCGCGTTGAACGACCTGACACTGGGTCAGGTGCTCGTCGAGCCGCTCGATTCCGGTGATTGA